One genomic window of Arachis stenosperma cultivar V10309 chromosome 10, arast.V10309.gnm1.PFL2, whole genome shotgun sequence includes the following:
- the LOC130955676 gene encoding sphingolipid delta(4)-desaturase DES1-like translates to MGKGGDGREQRELVDRDGVVMAGDFFWSYTDEPHASRRRLILSKYPQIKELFGPDYTSLFKIALVVSLQLGAGIVLYDSSWWLILAVAYFFGSFLNHNLFLAIHELSHNLAFQTPSLNRWLGIFANLPIGVPMSVTFQKYHLEHHRFQGVDGIDMDIPSIAEGRVVTNIFAKTIWVFLQLFFYALRPLFLKPKPPGTWEFINFTVQIALDAAMVYFWSWKSLGYLILSTFVGGGMHPISGHFISEHYVFHPEQETYSYYGPLNFFTWHVGYHNEHHDFPRIPGNKLHKVKEIAPEYYDNLECYKSWSQVIYMYIMDRTVGPFSRMKRKLNKKTE, encoded by the exons atgggGAAAGGAGGTGACGGCAGAGAACAACGAGAACTGGTAGATCGGGACGGTGTTGTCATGGCCGGAGATTTCTTCTGGTCATACACCGACGAACCCCATGCCTCACGACGTCGTTTGATCCTCTCCAAGTACCCTCAAATCAAGGAGCTTTTTGGCCCTGATTACACCTCTCTCTTCAAG ATCGCTCTGGTGGTTTCGCTTCAGCTTGGTGCTGGCATTGTGCTTTATGATTCCAGCTGGTGGTTGATATTGGCAGTAGCATACTTTTTTGGCTCATTTCTCAACCACAACCTCTTCTTGGCAATCCACGAGCTTAGTCACAATCTGGCCTTCCAAACTCCTAGCTTAAACCGATGGCTTGGAATTTTCGCCAACCTCCCGATCGGTGTACCGATGTCTGTAACTTTCCAGAAGTATCACTTGGAGCACCACCGCTTCCAGGGTGTAGATGGCATTGATATGGATATCCCTAGCATCGCAGAAGGACGTGTTGTGACGAATATTTTTGCAAAGACCATTTGGGTGTTTTTacagctcttcttttatgcccTCAGACCACTGTTTCTCAAGCCGAAGCCTCCGGGTACCTGGGAATTCATTAACTTCACTGTTCAGATAGCCCTTGATGCAGCAATGGTTTACTTCTGGAGCTGGAAATCCCTTGGATATCTGATACTTTCCACATTTGTTGGTGGTGGGATGCATCCAATTTCCGGCCACTTCATTTCAGAGCACTATGTCTTCCATCCGGAACAAGAGACATACTCTTACTATGGACCTCTGAACTTTTTCACCTGGCATGTTGGCTACCATAACGAACACCATGATTTTCCAAGAATCCCTGGAAACAAGCTTCACAAGGTGAAGGAGATTGCACCAGAGTATTATGATAATCTAGAATGCTACAAATCTTGGAGCCAGGTCATCTACATGTACATTATGGATAGAACGGTTGGACCTTTCAGCCGAATGAAGAGAAAGTTAAACAAGAAAACTGAATAG
- the LOC130954969 gene encoding uncharacterized protein LOC130954969, translating to MIPQQWASPCGNQCTNKYAALTQIPWRVFCKKGCDSDGETWEECLEDCNQMCFKDPVLKDQQWSAYIDRSPGAASYSEDCFRACVSGCGYKFEVVTEEVDKVCPNRPPKPAPVQKPKPQPIEPVDPPEEMPGISA from the exons atgataCCTCAGCAGTGGGCATCTCCATGTGGAAACCAATGCACCAATAAATACGCTGCCCTCACTCAAATTCCTT GGCGGGTATTCTGCAAAAAGGGTTGCGACTCGGATGGAGAAACGTGGGAGGAAT GTTTGGAGGATTGTAATCAAATGTGTTTCAAGGACCCTGTACTAAAGGACCAGCAGTGGAGTGCTTATATCGATCGTTCTCCTGGAGCTGCTAGTTATTCAGAG GACTGTTTCCGTGCTTGTGTTTCTGGATGCGGTTATAAG TTTGAGGTTGTAACAGAAGAGGTGGATAAAGTTTGTCCCAACAGACCACCCAAGCCTGCCCCAGTTCAGAAGCCGAAGCCACAACCCATAGAACCTGTTGACCCACCTGAAGAGATGCCTGGCATTTCTGCATAG
- the LOC130955103 gene encoding allantoinase gives MDNFVWRVLPLFALLVAFVAFFYLQDSYKAQFSPLIKLPVDNDNECSLLPFRHYWISSKRILTPQGFISGSVEINEGKIVAVVEGYGKQGNSRQDEVIDYGEAVVMPGLIDVHVHLDEPGRTEWEGFVTGTRAAAAGGVTTVVDMPLNNHPTTVSKETLELKLEAANKKLHVDAGFWGGLVPENALNTSILDGLLSAGVLGVKSFMCPSGINDFPMTTIDHIKEGLTVLAKYKRPLIVHAEIQLDSESHSELKDNRDPRVYLTYLNTRPPSWEQAAIKELVGVTKDTIVGGPLEGAHVHIVHLSDSSLSLDMIKEAKRRGDSISVETCSHYLAFSSEEIPDGDTRFKCSPPIRDAHNREKLREAVLEGHIDFLTSDHSPTVPELKLLEEGDFLRAWGGISGLQFDLPVTWSYGKKYGLTLEQLSLLWSKKPAAFVGIESKGAIAVGYHADIVVWQPEVEFDVNDTYPIFLKHPSLSAYMGTRLSGKVLDTFVRGNLVFKEGKHASAACGVPILAK, from the exons ATGGATAATTTTGTGTGGAGAGTGTTACCCCTTTTTGCACTGCTTGTTGCCTTCGTCGCATTCTTCTATTTGCAGGATTCCTACAAGGCTCAATTTTCTCCTCTTATAAAG TTACCAGTtgataatgataatgagtgCAGCCTTCTTCCCTTTCGACACTATTGGATATCCAGCAAGCGCATTCTGACCCCACAAGGCTTCATTTCTGGCTCAG tggagATAAATGAAGGGAAGATTGTAGCTGTTGTTGAAGGATATGGTAAGCAGGGGAATTCTAGGCAAGACGAGGTTATTGATTATGGAGAGGCTGTTGTCATGCCCGGCTTGATCGATGT GCATGTACATCTTGATGAACCTGGGAGAACTGAATGGGAGGGATTTGTTACTGGTACTAGAGCTGCTGCTGCTG GTGGCGTGACAACAGTGGTTGACATGCCTCTAAACAATCACCCTACAACTGTGTCTAAGGAAACGCTAGAACTTAAG CTTGAAGCTGCAAATAAGAAACTCCATGTTGATGCGG GGTTTTGGGGAGGCCTGGTCCCTGAAAATGCACTTAATACCAGTATTCTTGATGGCCTCTTAAGTGCTGGTGTTCTTGGTGTAAAG TCTTTTATGTGTCCTTCAGGAATTAATGACTTTCCTATGACTACTATTGATCACATCAAG gAGGGACTAACTGTGTTGGCAAAATATAAAAGACCTTTAATTGTGCATGCTGAGATTCAACTAGATTCCGAAAGTCATTCGGAACTCAAAGATAATAGAGACCCTCGAGTTTATTTGACCTATCTCAACACTAGGCCCCCTTCATG GGAGCAGGCTGCTATTAAAGAACTTGTGGGTGTTACGAAGGACACTATAGTCGGAGGTCCTTTAGAAGGAGCGCATGTTCACATTGTCCACTTGTCTGATTCCAGTCTTTCCCTagatatgattaag GAAGCAAAACGTCGAGGTGACAGCATAAGTGTTGAGACATGCTCCCATTACTTAGCTTTCTCATCTGAAGAGATACCGGATGGAGATACTCGTTTTAAGTGTTCCCCACCCATTCGAGATGCACACAACAGAGAGAAACTGCGGGAGGCTGTACTG GAAGGGCACATTGATTTTTTGACTTCTGATCATTCACCTACTGTGCCAGAACTCAAGCTTCTTGAGGAGGGTGACTTCTTGAGGGCTTGGGGTGGCATTTCAGGTTTGCAG TTTGATCTTCCAGTGACATGGTCATATGGAAAGAAATATGGATTGACTCTGGAGCAATTATCGTTATTGTGGAGCAAGAAACCCGCAGCATTTGTAGGAATAGAATCAAAG GGAGCCATTGCAGTTGGATACCATGCAGACATTGTAGTGTGGCAACCAGAGGTGGAGTTTGATGTGAACGACACTTATCCCATTTTCCTTAAACATCCT AGCCTCTCTGCTTATATGGGAACACGGTTATCCGGAAAAGTTTTGGACACTTTTGTTAGAGGAAACCTTGTATTTAAGGAGGGGAAGCATGCTTCTGCAGCCTGCGGTGTTCCAATTCTAGCCAAATGA
- the LOC130954355 gene encoding putative FBD-associated F-box protein At5g56440, translated as MDRISYLPDTILCNILSYLPTKQAVSTSILCRRWRHVWKDLQDLDIDDRPFWSSGEARFDFFVNAILGQRNADSYPIEKFRLTCEKFEEDSISTWLNAVIGPHLQELYLSLKVNVMFGIKLPKAIFTCTSLKSLVLKGDISLYYGPEFPDVYLPSLKNLELNIARVDNKFLSGCPVLENLKLILQDMTPKGFVYIPTIQMPQTLKSLTFEDYSIVCDEINHRVIDTPSLEYLHVKIVTPVFSELQISVGHFPNMVEAHVDIREEHKLVEHVCWVPMLLQALRETKLLALKPYTTRCLFSAPAFKFPEFNRLLNLELDIPFFNTNFLLNFLHSCHVLEALVIRICEEVYVHTMDYNGPTPPTMVPSCVTSHLKSFEFREYQSAADEYEFIAYLLQGGLVLKTVTIHLKSGFDRETKYNIFKDLSAIPRGSRICQLNFH; from the exons ATGGATAGGATCAGTTACTTACCGGACACTATCCTTTGCAACATTCTCTCATACCTCCCAACAAAACAAGCTGTATCCACCAGCATCCTCTGTCGCAGGTGGCGCCATGTTTGGAAGGATCTCCAAGACCTTGACATAGATGATAGACCCTTTTGGTCCTCTGGGGAAGccagatttgatttttttgtcaATGCTATTCTAGGTCAGCGCAATGCAGATTCGTATCCCATCGAAAAGTTCCGCCTCACTTGCGAAAAATTTGAAGAGGATTCCATCTCAACATGGCTTAATGCCGTCATTGGCCCCCATCTTCAGGAACTATATCTAAGCCTTAAAGTAAATGTAATGTTTGGAATCAAGTTGCCTAAAGCCATATTCACTTGTACATCACTTAAGTCCCTTGTTTTGAAAGGTGATATTTCATTGTATTATGGTCCGGAGTTTCCAGATGTATATCTGCCATCCCTCAAGAACCTAGAGTTGAATATTGCCCGTGTGGACAACAAGTTTTTATCTGGCTGTCCTGTTCTTGAAAATCTTAAGCTCATTCTACAGGACATGACCCCAAAAGGTTTTGTTTATATACCTACAATTCAGATGCCCCAGACATTGAAGAGTTTAACCTTTGAAGATTACTCTATCGTGTGTGATGAGATTAACCATCGTGTGATAGACACACCATCTCTTGAATACCTCCATGTGAAAATAGTGACGCCGGTGTTTTCTGAGCTACAGATTTCGGTTGGCCATTTTCCCAACATGGTGGAGGCACATGTTGATATTCGTGAAGAACACAAACTTGTTGAACATGTCTGTTGGGTGCCCATGCTTCTCCAGGCACTTCGTGAAACAAAGTTGTTGGCATTGAAACCTTACACAACACGG TGCTTATTTAGTGCTCCAGCTTTCAAGTTTCCAGAATTTAACCGTTTGCTCAATCTAGAGCTTGATATTCCATTTTTCAACACAAACTTCCTGCTAAACTTCCTTCACAGCTGTCATGTACTTGAAGCTCTCGTAATTCGTATTTGTGAG GAAGTCTATGTCCACACCATGGACTATAATGGACCAACACCACCAACCATGGTTCCCAGTTGTGTGACATCACATCTCAAGAGTTTTGAGTTTAGAGAATATCAAAGCGCTGCAGATGAATATGAATTTATTGCATATCTTTTACAAGGAGGACTTGTTTTGAAGACAGTGACAATTCATCTTAAATCTGGTTTCGACCGAGAGACAAAGTACAATATTTTCAAGGATTTATCTGCTATACCGAGGGGTTCTAGAATATGTCAGCTAAATTTTCATTGA